A window from Sporichthya brevicatena encodes these proteins:
- a CDS encoding enoyl-CoA hydratase-related protein, translating to MITEHVDDAGIAELVLDAPPVNALNLKDIATLAARLRSYATDERVRVVVLRGAGRGFCGGGDVKEVQSLPGFEGVLGQTHGSMELTTAIAECAVPVIGAVHGFCIGLGVLVAGVCDVLLAAPGTPFVLAEADNGAASGMIQAIGLMPEKRLRAALFTAEPVAAEELHHFGSVLRLVPAEELPAAARDLAGRVAAKNPAVLRALKAATDESIGRDVRGVFRRELAHTLDLNLRGEAAPLRENFVRGTRGSYLETGRTADEQDAP from the coding sequence GTGATCACCGAACACGTCGACGACGCCGGCATCGCGGAACTGGTCCTCGACGCCCCACCGGTCAATGCACTGAACCTCAAGGACATCGCGACCCTCGCGGCGCGCCTGCGCTCGTACGCCACCGACGAGCGGGTGCGCGTCGTCGTCCTCCGGGGGGCCGGGCGCGGGTTCTGCGGGGGCGGGGACGTCAAGGAGGTGCAGTCGCTCCCCGGCTTCGAGGGCGTCCTCGGCCAGACCCACGGGTCGATGGAGCTCACGACGGCGATCGCGGAGTGCGCGGTGCCCGTGATCGGCGCGGTGCACGGCTTCTGCATCGGCCTCGGGGTGCTGGTCGCGGGCGTCTGCGACGTCCTGCTCGCCGCACCGGGGACGCCGTTCGTCCTCGCGGAGGCCGACAACGGCGCGGCCAGCGGGATGATCCAGGCGATCGGCCTGATGCCCGAGAAGCGGCTGCGCGCCGCGCTGTTCACCGCCGAGCCGGTGGCGGCCGAGGAGTTGCACCACTTCGGCTCGGTGCTGCGCCTCGTCCCGGCCGAGGAGCTCCCCGCCGCGGCCCGCGACCTGGCCGGCCGCGTCGCGGCGAAGAACCCCGCCGTGCTTCGTGCGCTCAAGGCTGCGACCGACGAGAGCATCGGTCGGGACGTCCGGGGCGTCTTCCGGCGGGAACTCGCCCACACCCTCGACCTGAACCTGCGCGGCGAGGCGGCGCCGCTGCGGGAGAACTTCGTGCGCGGCACACGGGGTAGTTACCTGGAGACTGGCCGCACCGCCGACGAACAGGACGCGCCATGA
- a CDS encoding ferredoxin produces the protein MRVSIDVDRCQGHGRCELIAPDYFVVDDAGVGQVLRDEVADADRADVEEARFCCPEQAIAVGD, from the coding sequence GTGCGGGTCTCGATCGACGTCGACCGCTGCCAGGGGCACGGTCGGTGCGAACTGATCGCCCCGGACTACTTCGTCGTCGACGATGCCGGGGTGGGTCAGGTGCTGCGCGACGAGGTTGCCGACGCCGACCGGGCCGACGTCGAGGAGGCGCGGTTCTGCTGTCCGGAGCAGGCGATTGCGGTGGGGGACTGA
- a CDS encoding AMP-binding protein — protein sequence MEPAAHDWVAYSAQHRPDAPALRRGEDGWTTTWAELETRVARAAGALRARGVGRGDRVALLAENDPRVFEIQFAAMRLGALFVPLNWRLTVHELAEICLDAEPAVLVHDDVWAEAAEQVAEKAQVPHRLAWTVEGPVAETDGDLATGEPVAPRTDATHADPTHILYTSGTTGRPKGALSTHGTLVWQALNTAHTSGFSAPGCHHLNPMPLFHAGGLNVMANPILYFGGLVTTLRRFDPAAILAAMIDSSPPVTHFAAIPLMYRAIAAQPAFAEADLSHLRHLIVAGAIGTPELFRTYSGRGLPLQPQYGGTEMGPMAFALDHEVNHQDLAEAGSAGRGAMHTQIRLVDPEGNDVPDGEVGEIWLRGPSVTVGYWRKDRADFFTDDWFRTGDAARRDPDGFYFLAGRTKEMYKSGGENVYPAEVENVLTLHPAVADVAVVGVPDEKWGEVGMAVVVAVPGTEPTLEDLTAFAADRLARFKLPKRLAVVDDLPRNVTGKVNRDALREQYA from the coding sequence ATGGAACCCGCCGCCCACGACTGGGTCGCCTACTCGGCCCAGCACCGCCCCGACGCCCCCGCACTGCGCCGCGGTGAGGACGGGTGGACCACCACCTGGGCCGAGCTCGAGACGCGCGTCGCCCGGGCGGCCGGCGCCTTGCGAGCCCGCGGCGTGGGTCGCGGCGACCGCGTCGCCCTGCTCGCGGAGAACGACCCGCGGGTCTTCGAGATCCAGTTCGCCGCGATGCGGCTCGGCGCGCTGTTCGTCCCGCTCAACTGGCGCCTGACGGTCCACGAGCTCGCCGAGATCTGCCTCGACGCCGAGCCCGCGGTCCTGGTGCACGACGACGTCTGGGCCGAGGCGGCCGAGCAGGTCGCGGAGAAGGCCCAGGTCCCGCACCGGCTGGCCTGGACGGTCGAGGGCCCGGTCGCCGAGACCGACGGCGACCTCGCCACCGGGGAGCCCGTGGCCCCCCGCACCGACGCGACCCACGCCGACCCGACCCACATCCTCTACACCTCCGGCACGACCGGCCGGCCGAAGGGCGCGCTCTCGACGCACGGCACGCTGGTGTGGCAGGCGCTGAACACCGCCCACACCTCGGGGTTCAGCGCGCCCGGCTGTCATCACCTGAACCCGATGCCGCTGTTCCACGCGGGCGGCCTGAACGTGATGGCAAACCCGATCCTCTACTTCGGTGGCCTGGTCACGACCTTGCGCCGCTTCGACCCCGCCGCAATCCTGGCCGCGATGATCGACAGCTCTCCACCCGTCACGCACTTCGCTGCGATCCCCCTGATGTACCGGGCGATCGCGGCCCAGCCCGCCTTCGCGGAAGCGGACCTGTCGCACCTGCGGCACCTGATCGTTGCCGGCGCGATCGGGACGCCGGAACTGTTCCGCACCTACTCCGGTCGCGGCCTGCCGCTGCAGCCGCAGTACGGCGGGACCGAGATGGGACCGATGGCGTTCGCGCTCGACCACGAGGTGAACCACCAGGACCTCGCCGAGGCGGGCTCGGCCGGCCGGGGAGCGATGCACACGCAGATCCGTCTGGTCGACCCCGAGGGCAACGACGTCCCGGACGGGGAGGTCGGCGAGATCTGGCTGCGCGGGCCGAGCGTCACCGTCGGGTACTGGCGCAAGGACCGGGCGGACTTCTTCACCGACGACTGGTTCCGCACCGGTGACGCCGCCCGCCGCGACCCGGACGGGTTCTACTTTCTCGCCGGGCGGACGAAGGAGATGTACAAGTCCGGCGGCGAGAACGTGTACCCGGCCGAGGTCGAGAACGTTCTGACGCTCCATCCGGCGGTCGCGGACGTCGCGGTCGTCGGAGTGCCGGACGAGAAGTGGGGCGAGGTCGGGATGGCCGTCGTCGTCGCCGTCCCCGGCACCGAGCCGACGCTGGAGGACCTCACCGCGTTCGCCGCCGACCGCCTCGCGCGGTTCAAGCTGCCGAAGCGACTCGCGGTCGTCGACGACCTGCCACGCAACGTCACCGGCAAGGTCAACCGGGACGCCCTGCGGGAGCAGTACGCGTGA
- a CDS encoding LLM class flavin-dependent oxidoreductase — protein sequence MNVGLMSLGDQVTDPVTGTRQTAAERHRAIVEAAAIADEVGFSGVYVGEHHGLEYTTSAPPVVLAAIGERTRRLTLSTAVTLAANLDPVRVAEDYATVDALSGGRCEIVVGRGNFFVSTYDLFGRDIEDSHLLFQESVELLVQLCSGKSVTWPGSEFRAPIVDFTVQPTPVGPMPIWIGGGASPSSLELAARLGLDLMLPSAFGNPAQFGPIVEQYRERYASYGHSRTPRIGACWHVNVAETSQAARARWEPRYRAYFELMKEIIPRVNPDPPPFIRKPFNFELLTTKGPALVGSPAEVTERLAVSAEMLHADTNLLYLDMGGQPASEFLEMVELIGEQVLPCLP from the coding sequence ATGAACGTCGGGCTGATGTCGCTGGGCGACCAGGTCACCGACCCCGTCACCGGGACGCGGCAGACCGCCGCCGAACGGCACCGCGCGATCGTCGAGGCGGCGGCGATCGCCGACGAGGTCGGGTTCTCCGGCGTCTACGTCGGCGAGCACCACGGGCTGGAGTACACGACGTCCGCGCCGCCGGTCGTGCTCGCCGCGATCGGCGAACGGACGCGCCGGCTGACGCTGTCGACGGCCGTCACCCTCGCCGCCAACCTCGACCCGGTGCGCGTGGCCGAGGACTACGCGACCGTCGACGCCCTTTCCGGCGGACGCTGCGAGATCGTCGTCGGGCGCGGCAACTTCTTCGTCTCGACCTACGACCTGTTCGGCCGCGACATCGAGGACTCGCACCTGCTCTTTCAGGAGTCCGTCGAGCTCCTCGTCCAGCTCTGCAGCGGGAAGTCGGTGACGTGGCCGGGCTCGGAGTTCCGCGCGCCGATCGTCGACTTCACCGTCCAGCCGACGCCGGTCGGGCCGATGCCGATCTGGATCGGGGGTGGCGCGTCCCCGTCGAGCCTCGAGCTCGCCGCGCGCCTCGGCCTGGACCTCATGCTCCCCAGCGCGTTCGGCAATCCCGCGCAGTTCGGCCCGATCGTCGAGCAGTACCGGGAGCGGTACGCCTCCTACGGGCACTCGCGCACGCCGCGCATCGGCGCGTGCTGGCACGTCAACGTCGCCGAGACCTCCCAGGCCGCACGCGCCCGCTGGGAACCGCGGTACCGGGCGTACTTCGAGCTGATGAAGGAGATCATCCCGCGGGTGAACCCCGACCCCCCGCCGTTCATCCGCAAGCCCTTCAACTTCGAGCTCCTGACGACGAAGGGCCCCGCCCTCGTCGGCAGCCCCGCCGAGGTCACCGAGCGCCTCGCCGTCAGCGCCGAGATGCTCCACGCCGACACCAACCTGCTCTATCTCGACATGGGCGGCCAGCCGGCATCCGAGTTCCTCGAGATGGTCGAGCTGATCGGGGAACAGGTCCTCCCCTGCCTCCCCTGA
- a CDS encoding acyl-CoA dehydrogenase, with product MTYAPGRDAEDLRAVVRDFLDKHCTENDVRRWMETDPGWDRAVWDQLAGELGLHGLAVPEHFGGSGAGPVELGVVFEELGAALYGGPFLASVGLATSALLAVGGPDADALVPRLADGSTVATLAWAGREPAKSTLSAVDSGGWRISGVADVVVAGADADLVLVAAATPGGPALFAVPGDAPGLTRHQLTALDSTRPLAGLHFDGVPARLLGTGADPLRRAWQLGLLYLAAEQLGGAARMLQLTVEYARTRIQFGRAIGSFSVIKHRCADLLVEVESARSVVWHGLWSAAHDPDTLPAAAALARAVASDAYRTVTTSAVQIHGGIGFTWEHPTHLYLKRAKSAQLLLGSSAAHRADLAALVGVTGPAVVPLPAEAPAEERGPDIAELDAAITEFLAAHPVPDPDDVEADRAFREARFDAGLAKVAFPVGLGGRGLDPSLQPYVESRFLAAGAADHSARNVIGLGMAMATILVHGTDEQRQRYLRRCFSGEEVYCQLFSEPGAGSDLAALATRAVRAGADPDADWVVNGQKVWTSLAHYARRGILVARTDPDVPKHKGLSYFVLDMTTPGVEVRPLRQLTGEDEFNEVYLTDVRIPADCLLGEVGDGWKVAMTTLANERVALGRKFVRRGDGAIARAVEAYRAAAAEGRADAATLERLMLLWTRAEAARLTSLRASAADRGGPGPEGSIAKLQMAELNQAIFEFCVDLAGVDGLLIDTYERFAPTATALDGTRDPRKSWLRSLANSIEGGTSEVQRTILGERVLGLPGEPRVDKDLPWRDVRRS from the coding sequence ATGACCTACGCACCGGGTCGGGACGCCGAGGACCTCCGCGCCGTGGTCCGCGACTTCCTGGACAAGCACTGCACGGAGAACGACGTCCGCCGCTGGATGGAGACCGACCCCGGCTGGGACCGGGCCGTCTGGGACCAGCTCGCCGGCGAGCTGGGGCTGCACGGGCTCGCGGTGCCGGAGCACTTCGGCGGCAGCGGGGCCGGGCCGGTCGAGCTCGGCGTCGTGTTCGAGGAGCTGGGGGCCGCGCTCTACGGCGGGCCGTTCCTCGCCTCGGTCGGACTCGCGACCTCGGCGCTGCTGGCGGTCGGCGGCCCGGACGCCGACGCCCTCGTCCCCCGCCTGGCCGACGGCAGCACGGTCGCGACCCTCGCCTGGGCGGGCCGGGAACCCGCGAAGTCCACCCTGAGCGCCGTCGACAGCGGCGGCTGGCGCATCTCCGGCGTCGCGGACGTCGTCGTCGCCGGCGCGGACGCGGATCTCGTCCTCGTCGCCGCGGCGACGCCGGGCGGGCCGGCGCTGTTCGCGGTGCCGGGCGACGCCCCTGGCCTGACGCGCCATCAGCTGACGGCGTTGGACTCGACCCGTCCTCTCGCCGGACTGCACTTCGACGGCGTCCCCGCGCGCCTGCTGGGGACCGGCGCGGACCCGCTGCGCCGTGCCTGGCAGCTCGGGCTGCTCTACCTCGCCGCGGAACAGCTCGGCGGCGCCGCGCGGATGCTCCAGCTCACCGTCGAGTACGCGCGGACCCGGATCCAGTTCGGCCGCGCGATCGGCTCGTTCTCGGTCATCAAGCACCGGTGCGCCGACCTGCTCGTCGAGGTGGAGTCCGCGCGGTCGGTGGTCTGGCACGGGCTGTGGAGCGCCGCCCACGACCCCGACACGTTGCCCGCCGCCGCGGCGCTGGCCCGGGCCGTCGCGTCCGACGCGTACCGGACGGTGACCACGTCCGCCGTCCAGATCCACGGCGGGATCGGCTTCACCTGGGAGCACCCGACGCACCTGTACCTCAAGCGCGCCAAGAGCGCGCAGCTGCTGCTCGGCTCGTCGGCGGCGCACCGCGCCGACCTGGCCGCGCTGGTCGGCGTCACCGGGCCCGCGGTCGTGCCGCTGCCCGCCGAGGCGCCGGCCGAGGAGCGCGGTCCGGATATTGCCGAGCTCGACGCCGCGATCACGGAGTTCCTCGCCGCGCACCCGGTCCCCGACCCCGACGACGTCGAGGCCGACCGCGCGTTCCGCGAGGCGCGGTTCGACGCCGGACTGGCGAAGGTCGCCTTTCCGGTCGGGCTCGGCGGGCGCGGACTCGACCCGTCGCTGCAGCCGTACGTCGAGTCGCGGTTCCTCGCCGCGGGCGCGGCCGACCACAGCGCGCGCAACGTCATCGGGCTCGGCATGGCGATGGCGACGATCCTCGTCCACGGCACCGACGAGCAGCGACAGCGTTACCTGCGCCGGTGCTTCTCCGGCGAGGAGGTCTACTGCCAGCTGTTCTCCGAGCCGGGCGCCGGGTCGGACCTCGCAGCGCTGGCGACGCGGGCGGTGCGTGCGGGCGCAGATCCCGACGCCGACTGGGTCGTCAACGGACAGAAGGTCTGGACCTCGCTGGCGCACTACGCACGCCGCGGCATTCTCGTCGCGCGCACCGATCCGGACGTGCCCAAGCACAAGGGGCTCTCGTACTTCGTGCTCGACATGACGACCCCCGGCGTCGAGGTGCGGCCGTTGCGGCAGCTCACCGGCGAGGACGAGTTCAACGAGGTGTACCTGACCGACGTCCGCATCCCGGCCGACTGCCTGCTCGGCGAGGTCGGCGACGGCTGGAAGGTCGCGATGACGACGCTGGCGAACGAGCGTGTGGCACTGGGCCGCAAGTTCGTCCGCCGCGGGGACGGCGCGATCGCGCGGGCCGTCGAGGCCTACCGGGCCGCGGCCGCGGAGGGGCGCGCCGACGCGGCGACGCTGGAGCGCCTCATGCTGCTGTGGACGCGGGCCGAGGCCGCCCGCCTGACCAGCCTGCGCGCCTCCGCCGCCGACCGCGGTGGGCCCGGCCCCGAGGGCTCGATCGCCAAGCTGCAGATGGCCGAGCTCAACCAGGCGATCTTCGAGTTCTGCGTCGACCTCGCCGGCGTCGACGGCCTGCTCATCGACACCTACGAACGCTTCGCCCCGACCGCGACCGCCCTCGACGGCACCCGCGACCCGCGCAAGTCGTGGCTGCGGTCGCTGGCGAACTCGATCGAGGGCGGGACGTCGGAGGTGCAGCGCACGATCCTCGGCGAACGAGTACTCGGTCTGCCCGGCGAGCCGCGGGTCGACAAGGACCTGCCGTGGAGGGACGTGCGCCGCTCCTGA
- a CDS encoding TetR family transcriptional regulator: MARPKVPLISKRAALEAALDIIDTEGIDALSIRRLADRLGVNGASLYHHFRNKDEIVVGAAKLALEEVRVPQGHEEPWQVWLLRNARRLRAAFRDHPDLVPVMLRREPLGIGTSQLEQTFAMLAEEGVPLGAIAPMMEALELYAIGSALHESAAGSAKPDRKRAPHMAEADAARALTPDEIFDLVCEQIVATIVRVATEKSGAPKPKRRRSA; the protein is encoded by the coding sequence GTGGCACGACCGAAGGTTCCGCTGATCTCCAAGCGCGCGGCGCTGGAGGCGGCACTCGACATCATCGACACCGAGGGCATCGACGCGCTGAGCATCCGGCGCCTCGCCGACCGACTCGGCGTCAACGGGGCCTCGCTCTACCACCACTTCCGGAACAAGGACGAGATCGTCGTCGGCGCCGCGAAGCTCGCCCTCGAAGAGGTCCGCGTCCCCCAGGGCCACGAGGAACCGTGGCAGGTCTGGCTGCTGCGCAACGCACGTCGGTTGCGCGCCGCGTTCCGCGACCACCCCGACCTCGTCCCGGTTATGCTCCGCCGCGAGCCCCTCGGCATCGGCACCTCGCAGCTCGAGCAGACCTTCGCGATGCTCGCCGAGGAGGGCGTCCCCCTCGGCGCCATCGCCCCGATGATGGAGGCGCTCGAGCTCTACGCGATCGGCAGCGCCCTCCACGAGTCCGCCGCCGGGTCCGCGAAGCCCGACCGCAAACGCGCCCCCCACATGGCCGAGGCCGACGCCGCCCGCGCCCTCACCCCGGACGAGATCTTCGACCTCGTCTGCGAACAGATCGTCGCCACCATCGTCCGGGTCGCGACCGAGAAGTCCGGCGCCCCGAAGCCCAAGCGCCGCCGCTCCGCCTGA
- a CDS encoding alpha/beta hydrolase encodes MAGVEVPRVRYRRTPLLVVTQESAVRKDVYASVGDHVVRQAQLLRGDADSDTVIVCMHPIGSPAYLPLFPELARTGLHVLGSTSRYTVGDAALQMENVLLDIAACVREARERLGYRKVVLAGWSGGGSPMMGYQAEAEKPAITQTAAGEPTLLTETQLPPADAVMLLAAPRSRHRLLTDFLDASVTDELDPDRNRDRKFDLYDPANPNQPPYSADFIAAYRERQRRRNERITDFALEKLTAFRAAGRPHDEHGFVVHGTMADPRWLDPAIDPNGRRPRWSYLGDPAIANNSPGALMRFTTTRSWLSQWSLRTAQVDAADAAPRVGVPVLVLQNGCDDAVPVPHPQQVFDAVAHPDKRLVELPGANHYFSGADQSSHLAAAADLVHSWLAEHDLGGAA; translated from the coding sequence ATGGCCGGCGTGGAGGTTCCTCGGGTCCGGTACCGACGCACCCCGCTGCTCGTCGTGACGCAGGAATCGGCGGTGCGCAAGGACGTCTACGCCTCGGTCGGGGACCACGTCGTGCGCCAGGCGCAACTGCTGCGCGGGGACGCGGACTCCGACACCGTGATCGTCTGCATGCACCCCATCGGGTCGCCCGCGTACCTGCCACTGTTTCCCGAACTCGCGCGGACCGGGCTGCACGTCCTCGGCTCGACGAGCCGCTACACGGTCGGCGACGCGGCCCTGCAGATGGAGAACGTGCTGCTCGACATCGCCGCCTGCGTGCGCGAGGCCCGGGAACGCCTGGGTTACCGCAAGGTCGTGCTCGCGGGCTGGAGTGGCGGCGGCTCGCCGATGATGGGCTATCAGGCCGAGGCGGAGAAGCCGGCGATCACGCAGACCGCGGCCGGCGAACCGACGCTTCTGACGGAGACTCAGCTCCCACCCGCCGACGCGGTGATGCTGCTCGCCGCTCCCCGGAGCCGGCATCGGCTGCTGACCGACTTCCTCGACGCCTCCGTCACCGACGAGCTCGACCCGGACCGCAACCGCGACCGCAAGTTCGACCTCTACGACCCGGCGAACCCGAACCAGCCGCCGTACTCGGCCGACTTCATCGCGGCGTACCGGGAGCGGCAGCGTCGAAGGAACGAGCGCATCACCGACTTCGCGCTGGAGAAGCTCACCGCCTTCCGCGCCGCGGGGCGGCCGCACGACGAGCACGGCTTCGTCGTCCACGGCACGATGGCCGACCCGCGGTGGCTGGACCCCGCGATCGACCCCAACGGCCGCCGGCCCCGCTGGAGCTATCTCGGCGACCCGGCGATCGCGAACAACAGCCCCGGTGCGCTGATGCGGTTCACGACGACGCGGTCGTGGCTCTCGCAGTGGTCGCTGCGCACCGCGCAGGTGGACGCCGCCGACGCGGCGCCGCGGGTCGGCGTCCCCGTCCTCGTGCTGCAGAACGGGTGCGACGACGCGGTGCCCGTCCCCCACCCGCAGCAGGTGTTCGACGCCGTCGCACACCCGGACAAGCGCCTGGTCGAACTGCCCGGTGCGAACCACTACTTCAGCGGCGCGGACCAGAGCTCCCACCTGGCCGCAGCCGCCGACCTCGTCCACTCCTGGCTGGCCGAGCACGACCTCGGAGGCGCCGCATGA
- a CDS encoding SCP2 sterol-binding domain-containing protein, producing MPVFDSADEAEQVYAAFFTHITTHPDLRPKFVEAGASFRANYTDPDSAVSIDASVDPPEVKVGDEARAARVDVQLFMSADDGHKFWLGDLNIPMAMARRKVKIDGSVGTLLKLLPAMQPAFGMYREFLTQQGMADKLSD from the coding sequence GTGCCCGTCTTCGACTCCGCCGACGAGGCCGAGCAGGTCTACGCCGCCTTCTTCACCCACATCACCACGCACCCGGACCTGCGACCCAAGTTCGTCGAGGCCGGCGCGTCGTTCCGGGCCAACTACACGGACCCCGACTCCGCGGTCAGCATCGACGCCTCGGTCGACCCGCCCGAGGTGAAGGTCGGGGACGAGGCGCGCGCGGCGCGCGTCGACGTCCAGCTGTTCATGTCCGCCGACGACGGGCACAAGTTCTGGCTCGGCGACCTGAACATCCCGATGGCGATGGCCCGCCGCAAGGTGAAGATCGACGGCTCGGTCGGCACGCTCCTCAAGCTCCTGCCCGCGATGCAGCCCGCGTTCGGGATGTACCGCGAGTTCCTCACCCAGCAGGGCATGGCCGACAAACTGTCCGACTGA